The window CACGCATCAGGTAGAACAGGAAGCCTGACAGAATCCCGGAAATTACGAACATGATCATGCTCGCTGCTGCAGCGCGGTTATACAGATAGCTGCCCTTGAACGCTTGCCCGTAGATAAACATAGAAGTGGTGAGGGTAGAGTCATCCGGTCCGCCTGCAAGGAACAGCTGCGGAATATCAAACATAGTCAAACCACCGACCATGGATGTAATCAATGTGAACAATAAAATGGTACGCAGGCTCGGCAGCGTAATGCGGAAGAAGGTCTGGAACCCGTTAGCACCATCAATCGCCGCAGATTCAAAGAGCGCAGGATTGATACCCATAACGCCAGCAATAAGAATGATCATCGTGTTACCGTACCACATCCAGAATTGGATGAACGCCACAATGCCACGTGCCGTTGACTTATCCTGAAGGAAGTTAATCGGTGCGTGGGACCATCCCATCATATCAAATAAGCTATTCACAGGGCCTACCGGATAGGCAAACAAAGTGCTGAATAGTACGGCGATTGTACTCGCAGT of the Paenibacillus pedocola genome contains:
- a CDS encoding carbohydrate ABC transporter permease → MRRKGVNYSKFGYIFTFPFVLAFLIFSLYPILYTAFIGFTNMQGLIPKPIHILDNPFQNFKDLLFDNPSFRKSLINTGVLWILNFVPQIILALLLTAWFTNARLNIKGKGLFKVLLYMPNIITASTIAVLFSTLFAYPVGPVNSLFDMMGWSHAPINFLQDKSTARGIVAFIQFWMWYGNTMIILIAGVMGINPALFESAAIDGANGFQTFFRITLPSLRTILLFTLITSMVGGLTMFDIPQLFLAGGPDDSTLTTSMFIYGQAFKGSYLYNRAAAASMIMFVISGILSGFLFYLMRDRDEAKLKKAQKTYRKAAKAAVREV